One segment of Thermus tengchongensis DNA contains the following:
- a CDS encoding site-specific integrase yields the protein MARGKGSGSTYYDQAKGKWAAEVKWIDPATGRVRKVKRYAETRREAEKLLAELVDQKAKGLLAEPSKLTTREFAQEYLKRLAREGLRPNSLRLAKDELAYALPSLKEPGAHDPIGRMRLQEVKPAHIRAVLDDLLEQGYAPRTIRRVHMRLKALFREALRLELVARNPVEAVSLRLPQGERAARALEPHEVARLLEEAGRSKSPDMALLLRLMLETGLRRGEALALQWRDIDFARGELRVWRAWAKVNGKATFTGLKTPTAKRPVPVPLKLLALLEARRQELLERLTPEELAEVFLFGGDRPFDPDAFNHYLRRLAQKAGLGRVRAHDLRHTWASLALSRGVPLEVVSERLGHANPNITLGIYRHLLEEERRGYVIDLEDLLKGPGNRPQA from the coding sequence ATGGCGCGCGGGAAAGGTAGCGGGAGCACTTACTACGACCAGGCCAAGGGGAAGTGGGCGGCTGAAGTGAAGTGGATTGACCCCGCCACGGGGCGGGTGCGGAAAGTGAAGCGGTACGCCGAAACCCGCCGCGAAGCGGAAAAGCTCCTAGCCGAGCTGGTAGACCAGAAGGCCAAGGGCCTCCTGGCCGAGCCCTCCAAGCTCACCACGCGGGAGTTTGCCCAGGAGTACCTCAAGCGCTTAGCCCGTGAGGGGTTGCGGCCAAACTCCTTGCGCCTTGCCAAGGATGAGCTGGCCTATGCCCTCCCCTCCCTGAAGGAGCCTGGGGCCCACGACCCCATAGGCCGCATGCGCCTCCAGGAAGTGAAGCCCGCCCACATCCGCGCCGTCCTGGATGACCTCCTGGAGCAGGGCTATGCCCCCAGGACCATCCGCCGGGTACACATGCGCCTCAAGGCCCTCTTCCGCGAAGCCCTCCGCCTGGAGCTGGTGGCCCGCAACCCCGTGGAGGCGGTGAGCCTCCGCCTCCCTCAAGGGGAAAGGGCGGCCCGGGCCCTGGAGCCCCACGAGGTGGCCCGCCTCCTGGAGGAAGCAGGGCGGTCCAAGAGCCCCGATATGGCCCTCCTCCTTCGCCTCATGCTGGAAACCGGGCTACGCCGGGGGGAGGCCCTGGCCCTCCAATGGCGGGACATAGACTTTGCCCGGGGGGAGCTCAGGGTGTGGAGGGCCTGGGCCAAGGTAAACGGCAAGGCCACCTTCACCGGGCTCAAGACTCCCACCGCCAAGCGGCCCGTCCCTGTCCCCCTCAAGCTCCTCGCCCTCCTGGAGGCCCGCCGTCAAGAGCTCCTGGAGCGCTTGACCCCGGAGGAGCTTGCGGAAGTCTTCCTCTTCGGTGGGGACAGGCCCTTTGACCCCGATGCCTTCAACCACTACCTTCGCCGCTTGGCCCAGAAGGCGGGGCTAGGGAGGGTGCGGGCACACGACTTGAGGCATACCTGGGCCTCCCTGGCCCTCTCCCGGGGCGTCCCCCTGGAGGTGGTGAGTGAGCGCCTGGGCCATGCCAACCCCAACATCACCTTGGGCATTTACCGCCATCTCCTGGAGGAGGAGCGCCGGGGCTATGTGATAGACCTGGAAGACCTCCTAAAAGGCCCTGGAAACAGACCCCAAGCCTGA